In Desulfobacterales bacterium, one DNA window encodes the following:
- a CDS encoding response regulator, translating into MKDKKILVIEDNKLNLKLVRSLLQIGNYNIIEAVDAETGIRLAREKKPDLILMDIQLPGIDGLTATRLIQKDQELKDIPIIALTSYSMEGDEQKAAEAGCHGYITKPIDTRAFLNQLEEWFT; encoded by the coding sequence ATGAAAGATAAAAAAATTCTGGTTATCGAAGATAATAAATTGAATTTGAAGCTGGTGAGAAGCCTTCTGCAGATTGGTAACTACAACATTATTGAGGCCGTCGATGCTGAAACCGGTATCCGGCTTGCCCGTGAAAAAAAACCGGATCTAATTTTGATGGACATTCAGCTGCCGGGAATTGACGGGTTAACTGCAACCCGACTGATACAGAAAGATCAAGAATTAAAAGATATACCGATTATTGCTCTCACATCCTATTCAATGGAGGGCGATGAACAAAAAGCCGCTGAGGCCGGATGCCATGGTTATATTACCAAACCCATTGATACCCGGGCATTCCTGAATCAACTGGAGGAATGGTTCACATGA